Part of the Toxotes jaculatrix isolate fToxJac2 chromosome 1, fToxJac2.pri, whole genome shotgun sequence genome, TCATATGTATTTCTGTACACTTCACCCCAAATGCAGAAATTGATGCAGATATAACTACAGGTTAAAGACTTGTAACATGTTATCACCAATGTTGAGCCTGAAATGTACTGATGTGGTGAAACACATTACATGTTTCATGATGggtctcattcattcatcttgtTTCAGTGATTCTGATTGTGGTGTCTGTTTGTACGGCTACTGGAGCTTGGAACTGGTTAATAGACCCAGACACACAGAAGGTAGGTATTAGTGGACAAGCGGGTTTAGTTGTGTCATTTCTGGCTCTGAGGGAAAGTCCCTCACTAACAGAATATACATTGTGCCCTTAATATTGGAAAATATAGTCAAAAGCAATGAATATGACAGTAAAGAGAATTAATGTGGGTGAATTCTCAAGAAATAGAACGCGGTGTGAAGTTTTATGTTTCCCACATCCTTCCCACATTAGAATGATCAGTTTTAAAGTGACCCTTTAAAGATGGACATAGATTCACAAACTGAGCTTAATGATAAAAACATGGCTTTTCAGGCTTGATTTCCTCTGTTATTTTCATTGTGACATTTACCTTTATTTTACTCTATTGTCTTGAATAGCTGCTGTTGAATTGGGGAACCCAATGATTTCTCTTTTATCAAATACACTTAAATTTGATTTCTATAGCTCATTGTAAATACGATCTGTAAAAGTGAAAGTTTTGTTATTGACTCCGCCTTGTTCCTCTTGTTCTGCAGGTCTCGTTCTTTTCATCACTGTGGAATCATCCCTTCTTCACCATCAGCTGCATCACTCTAATAGCTCTCTTCTTTGCTGGGATACACAAACGAGTTGTGGCACCATCAATGTATCCTTTCTCTATTTCAGTTAATATGAAGTAGCACAATTTTGTTAGATCTAGACATGATGCACCCAAACCCAGCCATTGACCGAAAAGTGCTGCACATGCAGGAAATGTTCATGCATTTACACTTTTTTATAACTGACTCATATCTGCTCATGTTTTGGCTAACTGGTTAGCATCTTTGACCTTTGCTCTTTCAGTATAGCAGCTCGCTGTCGGACTGTTTTAGCAGAATACAACATGTCCTGTGATGATGTGAGTAATGTTGTGATGTTTCAGACAGCttctatttgtttatttaaaaaaataaattaaaacatgtcTTATTTGCATCTTTTTACAGACGGGGAAACTTATTCTCAAACCACGACCGAACATCCAATAACCAGCAGCTGTGTGGGCTGTTCAGACAGTGTACCTGGTCTTTGCTGAGATAGCCTCTGCTCACACAGTGACTTGCGTCCTCTGGAGCATCACATTTTGTCATCATGATGGAAATGCATTTGCAAGACAGAAGAAATGAACTGATAaggccttttttaaaaaaaaagtgttgctgTGTTGATGTGTCATCATTGAAGCTGCTGATCTGCTCACATAGTCTTTGGTATATTTTACTCCTTCGGTGTGAGTTCagatgtgtttatttctgtttctgatgtTAAGCACGTATTTTATCtaaatgtttctatttttaaagttatttacCTAATAAATACTCAAGGTGTGAAAATgtctcatgtttattttttctcttttatttatgtttcattACATGTAAAGCCTCTACCTGTGGTTAATTTGTGGCTTATGGCTAACTGCGTTTTAAATTTGTCGTTTCTGCGTTTGCGTGGTTTTGCGACAGCCTCTTCGCTTTCTGTTAACAACACTTTACGGCATGGAGCAGTCTTCCACATGGCCTCCTCCAACCAGGCTGGAACCGGAGTGTACGTTTGAGGGTTTGTAGCTAAGCCcgagtgaagaagaaaaaaaaaaccccacacgtTTTATGCGTCGCACTTTAATAGAAATTAAAATGGGTAAAAGTAGAACCACTAAATTTAAACGTCCGCAGTTCAGCGCAGTGGGGCTGCCGGCAAACGCTGTGAAGGAAGTGGAcgctgaggaagaggagcacgTTGATGATAGTTGTCCAGCTGCGGAGTTACTGGAGAAAGTAGGAACACAGTCTAATCCTGTTTTCTCACTGAAATGTCTTAGTTACTTAGTgacttattttgtttgtttattttacagctttgcATTGTGGGTAGGCATTTAAACATTTCGGCGAAACACCAAACAGGGAGGCCAGCCTTTATCAGTAGAACTAAGTTGATCTTCAGTTTAGAAATAAAGATGAACATTTGAATGTATGATTTCACTCCTCAGGCTTATTTGGGCTTCTGTTGTACAACTGTCAGCTATTGACGATAACAGTTTTCAGTCTAAATGAAGTTGTATATGCACATGCAATGCTAGATTTTATGTCCTCGTGTTACTTGGGTTAGAGATCTAATTTATCACTAGGTGGACCCTGGTGATAAATTAGATGAGTACACACTTCAGGGAGACTGAAACTGACCCATTCATATATTCAgtgtcatgttttgtttatctttccACAGTTGCAGAGTCCAAGTGCAGATGTGCGAGAGTTTGCATGTGCCAGCATTTCCCGGGTGGTACAGCAGAGCCAGACCATTCCCGGTTTCCTGCAGAGGGATGCTGTGAGGCGCCTCGGGCCCATGCTGCTTGACAGCAGCCTGGCTGTTAGGGAGACTGCCACAGGAGCACTCAGGTGAGTCAGTAGTGAAGGCGTGTGGTGTGGACTACACCAGCAAACCCAGGCTGTTGTCGTTTGAGTCAGATCTGGACCTGTTTCCCAAAAGCAGAGGAATCTGGCCCATTTGTGGCAGCCACATACAGCTGCTGCAAGGGACTTGCAGTTTGAAGTTTATTATAAACTGTCATTCTTTGAAGGAGAGAATAGACAACTGAAAGCAGGGCTGCAATAaattcattactgattaatctacCATATATTTTCACATAAACTGTGtactcctcaaaatgtcagcaaaTATCTAGAGTCCAAGGTGACCCCTTCAcatctgttgttttgtctgactgacagctgaaagatattaaaatttaaaattaaataaatgaggaaaaaaagcaaaatttgtgagaaactgaagaagagaattttttgacttttttgctttaaaagcaaaaattttcagaataaaaaaaattgcttaaaatgttactgaaatgagtaatagattaaaaaaaaaacattgcagatATGTGGTGATCAACTAATCAGTTTATTGGCTGATAGTTGTGGTTCTCAGTACAGAAGGGGATCAAACTTTTTGACACAGACATGTAAAGCAAAGTGTTGACCTCTGTAAATACAGTAACCCTCTGACAGGAGAACTCAGCACACTAACATCCTATTATCCTGTTTTACCCATAAATGTGAAGTTGTAGTGAAGGTGGGAAAACCTGCCTGAatgtaccctgtggagttttgcCCATCAGTAGGGCAAAGGAGCCATGTTGTGCATGTGGGTCTCTACATTTATGCAACCACTTTCACGCAATTCAACGTCGATCATCTGCAGTAACAGTCAACAAATGTTGCAATATACCAACAaaggcaaagaagaaaacaaatatcagctttaatatgtgaaaACACCAGTATAGTTTAACCATGAGAGTATTATCAGCTGTCACTCAGGGAAAATCTTTGCTGTCCATTGTGGACAATGCAGTACTTTAgttaatgacaaaataaaaacccagtAACgaactgaaacaaataaaaactaacaGATAAGATGCAGAGCACAATATTTCAGtcaatttttaactttttaatgagagaaatttatttttcttgctgCAATTTCACTGTGGTATAAACAGAACCATGGGCATGTGACACAGAAATATTAGTCATGTTTCTTCTACAGGGGGCGCCATGCTACAGTAAGAGGCTTGGATGTGAGAAGGAATTCAGTTCTGTCAGATTTTCATGATGTTGGCTTGTGTTATTATTGTGTCATGATATATCGTTCAGTTTTACCTTTGAGtctttttataatattttaaaaccttaaaTCATGTTCCACGTTCTGGAGATCAAAATAAATCCGTTGCTCACAGTGTATCTCTaggctctctccctctctctctctctctctctctctctctctctctctctcttttatttccacATCATACACATAAACAACATCTCTGACAGTGAATCTTCTCTGACTGAATGATGAGTGTGCGTCTGGCACTGTTTCACCCTGACAGGAATCTGAGTGCATGTGGAGGTCAGGAGGTGTGTGAGGACATGGTGAAGCACGACGTCATGACTCCTCTGACAGCACTGCTTAGAGAGGTGAGACTCGGCCGCTGCTTTTAGCTCACTCCATCACTTCAGTTCCCCCTcatcagcagctgttacagCCGGCTACGATATGCTCAGCAATTAGGTTTCATCCCCGGACAAAGATATTagtggtttgaaaaaaaaaaaaaaaatggctgcacCCACACTTGAAACAGATTGACTCCTTTGCTGTTGACCTGTTCCAGAAGTTAAAAAATGTCCAGagacagaaattttacaaacCATGTCATCACTTACTTTTGCTCCTTTTATTATGTAGAGTGTCTCCAGTGTATGCGTGTCTCAGAGTGGTACATGATGACTGagccaaaaaaaaccaaaacaaaggtCATTCCTGTGTCACTTGTGATTTTCTTGTCATCTGTAATGTGgtgttgttttctctccagtGCTGTGCTGGTTTTGAGAGTGCTGCTGTGCAGATCAAAGACCAGAAGAATGCAGTGGAGGATGTAGCCAATGAGGCCGTGAACTTACTCTGGAATCTATGGTAAGCCAAGAGGTTGTGCAAGCTGGTTCCCAGTTGACAATAGTGTGTTTTTGACCCTTGTATTTATCAATGGATGGCATATATTTCTTGCTCTTCTTGTGTTGTCCTGGcagtgagagcagcagccaGGCGCTGTCTGTGTTCAACAAAGCAGGTCTTCTGGATCTGGTTGTCCAGTGTCTGGAAGGACACCCACACCATGTGGAACTGGCCATATCTGCTGGTAGGACTAATCAGTCCATTGATAACTGGTGGGGATTATTGATCATATCTAATTACTGGTATATTTATAAAGGTCTGTGTTCATCCTGGCTGACCAGGATATGTATTATTCATGACCACCCTCAGTTTTCTGTCCAAATACcacagcaggacacacagaATGCCATTAGTGCCATAACAGGGCCTGTTGCCATAAAAGTCATTGCACCTCTGAGCAGTACTGACATTTAGATCTTTGCTATCCCCAAACTGTGCATGCACAAGGCCATTAATTTGACTGCTGGGTCAACCAGCTCTGGTAGTTTTGTATGCGTGACCTGCAGCTGCTAACATTGAAGGATAGACCGATTCACATAGACATGCTCAGCTATGGGCCAACAAAATAAAGCATGTTTTTTGGTACTTAAAACattccctctgttctctctgtatTTTACTTCTATAGTTTTTCAAACGTAAGTGAAATTCTTCTGTAAATTTGTTGTTCCCGTCAGAAAGCAACACTGCTGCTCATTTTCCTGACTTTTAAGAAGCATTGAGACACTCAAGGAAGCTTTTGGCTCTGTACtctcaaaaataatagtttcacattttgggagaatatgcttgtttgcttttttgcagagagttggatgagaaaattgataccgctcgtgtctgtgtgtatatatgacACTAAAGGTAGCAGGTTAGCAAGAAATAGTCCAGCGCATAATCCGCCTTATGTACGGATTAAACAGAGGAGATATATCTACTTAATTAGTACGATCATGTTCAGCCTGTAATAACCATAGGCTCACATTAGGTGGATTTATGAAAACAAGATGCTAGACAataaagtcaggaaaaaaagagaagaaaacctGGAATATGGCCAAAGATTACACTTAAAGCATTTTTCCTAAATATATATAGGCCCTGTGGCAAAAACCTTAGATCTGAGTGGTATCTCATTTGGTTTCTCAGGTTTGGGAAAGCAGTTTTTAAGGAAATCTTTCCTCTTCGTGTTTCCTTAGCTCACTGTTTGCACACTGTGACTGAGGACAACCCGGAGCTGCTATGTAGCATGAACACTGCTGTGCTTGGTGCCCTGGAGAACGTGCTGCTGTCATCTCAGCCAGGCATGGCACACACCCTCCTCAGGACACTGGCTGCAGGTGCAAATTTATCACTTGTCATGTCTCTTCTTTGCTCTCTTCAAAACTGTAACGTTCCACAAGAAAGAAATGCAGTTTTGGCTGAGATTTTATTAATGTTCCTTCCTAAGTCCTAACCCTACCCGCTGTGTCACTCAGGGACACTATGGAACATGAAGGGCAGTCTGCCTGCTGCCCGTCAGGCCCAGACTCTCAACGCTGTGGTGGCCACCTTGTCACAGTGTCTGGATGTGGACGCGGGTACACTCATACCTGAGCTCAGACAGGCAGAAGAGGTCCGTCACAGAAACGCGCCTGCTGTGACAGACATGGAAGACCAGGCTGCACGAGAGCCTGCTGTGGAGGAGATgattgaggaggaggaggaagcaccTAAACAGAAGAGGAATGGAAAGGTTGTGAAGGTTGATAACGACTTCTCTGACCTCCTGCCTGTAAGTGACATCTCTCATGTGGTACTCTGTATGTTGCTGTTAATGGTTATCCATACAGAAATCTTTGTGGCGCCTTCTGAGGCTTGCTATTGGCTGAGTCATTACTCGGGGGAGGGCATTTTGGATAGTTAACATATAATATTTTAGGATATATATCAAATCATCATAAATTATTcattaacaaaacattttgccAGGGGTCTTGTGGATTGACAACatgtgggtaaaaaaaaaaacccctcagttttacattttttaaatgaggaCCTGTCCAATCCAGTATTGGTATTGGGTGCCATCACTGACGTAATTCACTCACTGGGTATTGGACTGACGTGACCTGTATCAGCATATATCCAAATTTAGGTATGGCAGTCTGATCGGTGCACCTGCACTGTAAATGTTAGGATGCGACGTGTCTGCGTTCACGAGGAGGAGGCAGTGCGCTTTTATGTTCCAGAGGctcatgttaatgccaggtgaAAAGGTGGCTTATGAGTCATCCTGGGGTGCGAGCCAGACTGACAGGGCAGACAAACTGTTGGGTTCCGGGGAGCAGATTAGGGACACTCAGCAAGGTTCAGCCGAGGACCAGCTTCTGGCTTCCACCACGCAGACACTCCCCAGATCTGACCTCGGCGAGACAGAGctgtccctctgagctcagtcacAGCGAGAGCCCCAAGACTGCGGGTGACATTCATGGTGACGTTCCAAAATACCCTCCAATATTATGGGTTATACAATGGGGTTATCGCCATCTaggctttttttgtttaaataaacaaacagacattgCTGTAGTCAGTGGACTGAATATATGAGCTCTATTTAACCctcacttttccttttcagaGTGACACCCTTGAGGCAGGTTTTCACCAGCATCACAGTTCAAAAAGTGCAACTAGATGTGTTTGAAGACAACTGTAGAAATGAATCTCCTCACTGTGGCGGGCAGCTGAACTCAGACTGGGCGATAACTGTGCTAACAGTCATCGTTTTGGTAGGATGTTGACTCACATGGCTGCTTGTTTTTGTCCAGAGGGGcaaggaggagctgagggaggcAACGGCCTTGCTGACAGCCCAGCAAACGTCCTTAGAGATCATCGTCAACATGTGCTGCTCCGACGGTGAGTGTTGTGGGCATGGACAGCAGTGCTGACCCCAGGCACTTTTCATCAACATTATTCCCTCTGACACAGCTATGCAGTATGTGTTTGTctatcagaaaaaaacaactattaTAACAGGAAGTACATGAAGTGAATTCATTGGAGTGCCTAGGGAGGCCTTTTGTTGTTCTTGATcagttctgtgtctgtgtgcccgTTAAGACCCGTCTGATGACGAGTGGGAGGAGGAGTCGAGCAGCGATGAGAGCGACATGGGTCCGGATGGTCTTTGTGATGGAGTGTCCAATCTCATGTCTCCACTGTGCTTGTCAGCTGAGGTTCACGGCGCCTTGATCAACCACAACATCCCTGAAAAGGCAAATACCAGTCTGCTTCATCAATAGCACTGAGCTTTGATCAATAGCTATAGAACAGGAGTCAATCACAGTGTCAGGGACTTAAGACAAGCATGTGAGCTCCTGTAATCACCCACCTAAAATATGGTCTTTATTATAGTGATAATACACCCATCCTCTACACTAGGCTTTACAGAATGAATTACTTGCCTGTACAGGATAATAGAGATCTGTCTTTCACTTGTGCAACCACACTAAATGGTGGAAATATGGTTTGtagtaaaatctttttttttcctcttgattCAAGGTCCTCAAAAAGACTGAGTTCCCCAGAACAGAAGCCATGGATATGTGCCATCAGAATCCCTCCTGGAGAGGCCTGATAAAAAAgtaatcctctctctcttcatcttctcttGAGCTTCACTTTGTGATCAAAGTTTGTTTAAGGCACTTTGTGTTGTCCATCTCAGCGTCTGTCTTCACGCAAATGTTATTGATACACCCATAAATGAGATGTCCTGCTGCTCTATAACAAAAGTCATCTTAACTTCAGGATGCAGCGCGTACAGTCCCGTGCTCTGACGTGCCTCCATAGCATCCTCTCCACCATGGACGCAGAGTCTCTGGGAGGACCGGCAGCTCTGCAGGGAGCAGCGCAGCATCTGTCCACCCTGGTTTTTGGCGCAGCAGGTCTCATGTTTATGTCATATTATTGTAATGCAGCACATACACTGTAGGTCACATTTAGTATTCCTTTCattagttatgttttttttgttaaattatgCATTGATATAGGCAAAACTTTGATTTAGTTTCATCATTAGAATTGGGATGAGAAGTGAAAACCACATTTAAATCGTAGTAGACAGGTGAAAGTGTATTCCTAGAAAGATTGTTTGCAGAAGTATTGAGCTGCAGTATTGAAGCATCTATTGCATCTGCATAATTTTCCCTCGTTTTCAGAGATACCCAAAGATGAGGAGTTTCTTGAGGCCGTCATCAGCGCCATGCGTTCTCTGTTACAGATGATTGCCTCCAAAAATATCCCCCAGGTACAGAATACGCCACAGCTTCAGCTGACTAAAATAATGATCCAATAATGCAGATTTGCATTATTGGGTCATTTTTTAAGGGTTACTCTAGCTGCttaatatttcactttttaaacaGCTTCAGTTTGTAAAGGAAACTTTAAAGTGTTAAGTCTCCAAGCCCAAACTAAGATAACCccgatgacatcatcagggttacTTTTGTTTTTAGACTGAATAAAGTTCCTAAAGAGCCACAGAAGCCTGTTTGCACAGACTGAATTGTACTCTGAGTAACGagtaaactgaacttcatgAGTAAAATTGGTGGAATGCCCCTTTAACTTTGGTTCCATGTTTGTTgacagtgttgacagaataaACATTGTCAGAGGCAGCACAGAAAATAGGTTTTGtatttctgtcaaaaaaaatccattgcCAGTTTAAAGACCGTGGACCGTGTTTATATTGGACAGCTCAatatctgtattttgttttttttctcagtgtatGACCCCCCAGCAGCTGATGAGCCTGAGCGAGGCGGCCACCCGCTGCGATGTTGTCAGTGTGAGGGTCAACGCCGTCGCCATTCTGGGCATCACTGGCAGCACATTAGCCAAAGAGAAGGGCACTGCTGAAACCCTTCAGGTATCAttcttttctccccctctctttcgcTCTCTTCTTTTGGAATATTTGTTCTTCCTCTAAGACACTCTGTTCCCACAGATGATTGGAAATGCCTTACTTCAAGTCGCCACAAGGGATCCTGACCTGGTTGTAAACGGAGAAGCCCTCGATGCCCTGTTTGACGTTTTTGCTGATGGAGATGAGGCGGAGACGGCTGCTAAAAACATCCAGTTACTACCTGCACTGAAGGCACTTCAGCCTGTCTTTAAGGCCAAGGTACCAGAGATGACTGAacactgttctttttctgcatttgcACGTAACTGTTTCCAAGTGGATTATTAAGCCGTATCTCCCACCATTGTACATTTCCATATTATCTTCCCAATaagttggagtttttttttcaccctttaaaataatatatatttttttcttactagATTCGTAAAGAGGGAAGAGGCAAGTACAGccctcagcagctgtgtgtgcttGACAACATCAAAGTCAACCTGAGAAGGTTCATTGGTTATTTGGAGAAGGTGGTGAAAAAATGAGGACTTTCACTACTTCACACTGGGATGAGTGGAACCTGTGAGGTTTGGGTGGATACTGTATGATAGCAGGAGCATAGAATGAAACAGAATATTGGTTGTGAAACCATCAAGTATTTATTATGTTGGTAGCAAACCATTTGTTAATGACTGGTTTCAATGTTCATATTCTCTATATAATGATTTACTATTTTACTTAGTGATGTGAAAGTGTATTTGTTGTGAAGAGAGAAGGATGGTATCTAATAATTATTAGTTACTGCATGTTGCagtaaagagttttttttttcccccctagaTTTAACTCAAAAGGATTTTCAGACTTGAGTGTGAATGTTTTCATGCCCCTGAGTTAACATTTGAACAGAACAGATGTGGTGAGCTAACATCAAGTTTCAACATCAGTACCCTTATTTTGGCCCCATGTTTAGTGCGGTAAACATTTCAAGTTTTGCAGTTCTGCTGGTCCTGACAAGGGTTAGGAAGCAGGGCTATTCAAAATTGCCCTTTATATGAGTGATTTAAGTGTCAGCTACTATGTGAAATGAGATTTTGGTTTATGGAATCATTATTTTGTTAAGCAATTGACTTGCAATTGACTTAAGCgaaacaaaattattttgtcatttcagtaaATTACTAAGATGAAAGGGTTTGGCATGCTAACTGCCAAGGTTATGATAAaactacagtatattaaaaCAGTCATTTTAACCTTTAGATACGAGCACATATTCTCTACCTCTGCGTCTTCGGCCTCCCATGTGTTAGCGTTAATTGCACACTCTGTGTGGCACTACTCCGATGCATGGAGTGGCAGCTGCTTTTGCAGTGGTAAATGTGAACTTCTCTGTCTGCAAGTCACCACAGCAGTCAGCTTTCTACTGAGAGTATTCCTTTAGGTAACATTAGAAAATAATTGcctaaatacaaaaaaacaaaacaaaaaacgatTTGGCATTATGAAAACCAATGAGTAAAAAATCAGGATCAGTCAGCATACGGAAATTGCTGCTACAGTTGATGACCCTGTTCTACAAAAGAGCagatttgaaataaagtaaatcCAGGATACTTTTCATTGATTGAGATTCATGGATTATCATGTCAACTCCTCAGCTGTCCTGGTTTGGGTCTCCAACAGCCTTTCAGGGGAATATCAATAAAATTGCAAATAATTGATGTCCAAAAATCAAGGTCAAAGATTAATTTGAGGGAGAATATGTCATCAGGCTATGgctgaatgctttttttttttttctaaataaatctCTTTTTCTTAAAGTGCATGTTGTACTGTTTCATGATTTTTATGTTTCCTATTTAAAAGGTTCCTGAACtatgacagtgtttgtgtttgaaactGAATATTGCTGTTGCCCCATGTACATACATTATAATCAGCAACACAATAGCTACTTTTGACCTCCACCATTCAGTCTGTCCGCAAATCATACTGCACATGCATCTAATACAAAAAAGGGGGATATGATATATTAGAAATTAGCACTGAAGTGATTAGCTGAATTAGCTAATGAATAAGAAGTCATCTTGGGGAAACTCAtgagaattattattattattttttttttacattttttttacatttgtagtGTAAATGGTTATTCAGTTACTCCCCATATAAAACAGATTACCTGATAatggaaaaataattttcatttaCAGCCTTCTATATTACAACAATACACCCATGATTAAGTGTTTTAATCATGGCTGTATTATGATTTTAATCCTGCCTAGTATAATATGTACTGGGCATTTGCATCATGTGAGTTTTGTCTCAGATTTAAATTCTGGGATATATAGTGGCATGTAAACTCCCACCTGGGTGGTTAGGACACAATCAAAAATCTGTGTGGCTTAAAGAGTGCCTTTGggctaaaaaataaataaatcggGTTCACCATGTTGTAGATCACATCTTGTCCATTTGATGAGAGAATAATAAATCAGACTTGGTTATGTAACAAAAAACAGTTGTCTGTTGCGTAACGACTGTTTTTCTCCGCCCCTTTCCACTCGCGCATGCGCCATGACACTGCACACTCCGCCATTGAGGGACCCACAATCCGGAGGAAAGGGTCAGAGAGGCACTCCGACAGGCAGCAGCTGCACGTTTCTCCAGCCTTTAAACTCAACTTTGGTTTAAGCTACCGTTTTTTTAACACTTGACTCGCACTGTTCTCGATTCCTGTGGATGATTTTGGTTGACAACTGTGTGTATCATCGCTACTAAGGAACGTGTTTTTACCAGATTCTAGGAGTAACGGGCAGCCGAGAACCTCAGCTAGCAGTAGCTATAACGAAGCTATAGCaggctagctaacgttagctagcgacCTGGCTAGCTGCACACGAGCTGAGCATTGCtcggtggtggggtgggggggcggtgTGCCTACAGTGTCGTTTGATGGATCCGAGAATCGCCTGGTTTCAACCAGAACAACGTGGACCAGCTAACAACCTGTGGATGCAGATTTGGGAGACGACACAAGGGCTCGGCTACTTGCACGTAAATAACAGCTACACCTCTGGACCTCAGAGTACGGCGAGTCTGAAAGCGACCGTCAACGGAGCGTCGGGGGCCGTCCTCACCAGCAGAAACGGGGCACTTGACTCAAACACCGGCAGCGGTGAAGCGAGGACTCAGGGGATGTCGACCTCAGTGGGGGACGGAGGGATAACGGAACAGCGGGACTTTATACCACTGGAAACCAATAGCAACCACAACAACCGAGCCGCTGGCAGGGGCGGTGTCGGTGGAGGGGGGCAGCAGCAGGGCAGCGGGGTCGCTGTGCTTTGGAGGGGGCTGACGGACGGACACcccaacaaaagaaaaagagacaacaaAGCTAGCACTTTCGGATTCAATTCCAGCCTCTTGAACAGTGGCAGTGGCTCCAACTCGGAATGCTACGATGGTTACTCGGGTACGCCATGGAAAGTCAGGAACTACTCGGAGGGAATTGTAGGGTAAGAGAGAGTTTATTAAAGTTGATTAGATTTGCTGTCTCATTTGTGGAAACCCTCTGCTGGTAGCCGAGGCACTCATTTGCCTCCCACAGAGCAAGCCCTCGTAAATCAAATTTTTACTGCCGGTGCACAGTGGATCCCGAGGTGGGGatggatggtggtggtggggagtgGGGCGGGCTGTGAGGCTGTTAACGTGTCAGGGCATCCCATGTAAACCAGGAGTTGATTAACTGCTGTTTAACCTATTTTAAACACCTGCAGGCTGAATTTACACAGGAATACAACCAATGTTGTCA contains:
- the cnep1r1 gene encoding nuclear envelope phosphatase-regulatory subunit 1 codes for the protein MNSLEQAEDLKAFERRLTEYVSCLQPATGRWRMILIVVSVCTATGAWNWLIDPDTQKVSFFSSLWNHPFFTISCITLIALFFAGIHKRVVAPSIIAARCRTVLAEYNMSCDDTGKLILKPRPNIQ
- the heatr3 gene encoding HEAT repeat-containing protein 3, with product MRRTLIEIKMGKSRTTKFKRPQFSAVGLPANAVKEVDAEEEEHVDDSCPAAELLEKLQSPSADVREFACASISRVVQQSQTIPGFLQRDAVRRLGPMLLDSSLAVRETATGALRNLSACGGQEVCEDMVKHDVMTPLTALLRECCAGFESAAVQIKDQKNAVEDVANEAVNLLWNLCESSSQALSVFNKAGLLDLVVQCLEGHPHHVELAISAAHCLHTVTEDNPELLCSMNTAVLGALENVLLSSQPGMAHTLLRTLAAGTLWNMKGSLPAARQAQTLNAVVATLSQCLDVDAGTLIPELRQAEEVRHRNAPAVTDMEDQAAREPAVEEMIEEEEEAPKQKRNGKVVKVDNDFSDLLPRGKEELREATALLTAQQTSLEIIVNMCCSDDPSDDEWEEESSSDESDMGPDGLCDGVSNLMSPLCLSAEVHGALINHNIPEKVLKKTEFPRTEAMDMCHQNPSWRGLIKKMQRVQSRALTCLHSILSTMDAESLGGPAALQGAAQHLSTLVFGAAEIPKDEEFLEAVISAMRSLLQMIASKNIPQCMTPQQLMSLSEAATRCDVVSVRVNAVAILGITGSTLAKEKGTAETLQMIGNALLQVATRDPDLVVNGEALDALFDVFADGDEAETAAKNIQLLPALKALQPVFKAKIRKEGRGKYSPQQLCVLDNIKVNLRRFIGYLEKVVKK